In Gossypium arboreum isolate Shixiya-1 chromosome 5, ASM2569848v2, whole genome shotgun sequence, a single genomic region encodes these proteins:
- the LOC108452170 gene encoding uncharacterized protein LOC108452170: MLGLVSCIHPQIPSASPNLYFNFKYAPVFLKPQIHIPKHPSRSFLFAQNGNKDDLTKQPNKKPQGEEKQSKVQPEGSFNGNDGGESRNERRSMFNFRLGDLLDPDPDNIVALGLTGLLTWASVQVLWQLFFISGAILLAALKYSFIAALLLFILITLL, from the coding sequence ATGTTAGGGTTGGTCTCTTGTATACATCCCCAAATCCCATCAGCTTCTCCAAatctatattttaatttcaaatatgCTCCTGTATTTCTGAAACCCCAAATCCACATCCCAAAACATCCTTCACGCTCATTTCTCTTTGCTCAAAACGGGAACAAGGATGACTTAACCAAACAACCCAACAAGAAACCACAAGGAGAAGAAAAACAATCAAAGGTTCAACCGGAGGGGTCCTTTAACGGGAATGACGGAGGGGAATCGAGGAATGAACGACGGTCGATGTTTAATTTCAGATTGGGTGATTTGTTGGACCCAGATCCTGATAACATCGTAGCCCTTGGATTGACGGGTCTGCTAACGTGGGCCAGTGTTCAGGTTTTGTGGCAGTTGTTTTTTATCTCAGGGGCTATTCTTTTAGCTGCTCTTAAGTACTCTTTCATTGCTGCTCTTCTTCTTTTCATTCTCATTACTCTGCTTTGA
- the LOC108452354 gene encoding trihelix transcription factor PTL-like, translating into MEMGDQYGLPDFQRLLTRRTHFPASLLPQPSDSPYLAHHRNMALSPPPYHEPPYVLSNGNIAMPSGLLRFNTTGATDFTAAASASAAVGGGGWSLGNIDGGNSRWPRQETLTLLEIRSRLDSKFKEANQKGPLWDEVSRIMAEEYGYQRSGKKCREKFENLYKYYKKTKEGKAGRQDGKNYRFFKQLEAIYGETSNPSSVPETNNISTVPSNLPEKYHESMQEQKMSESLGFSDPEFEASSSEKMNDDECELSGIASMVNQKGVKKGWKSKVKDFVDSQMKRLIDSQDVWMERMLKVIEEKEKERVLREEEWRRQEAARFDKEHELWVKERAWIEARDASLMAALKTLRPLTAKTQNEINANRWTEHEILERRLQENGYSTRQSTWEDIEAKMVNLGYGYEHEANNAECYKKRKEDYLSS; encoded by the exons ATGGAAATGGGTGATCAGTACGGCCTGCCTGATTTCCAGCGGCTTTTAACGAGGAGAACCCATTTTCCGGCATCCCTGCTGCCCCAACCTTCTGACTCGCCTTACCTTGCTCATCATAGGAACATGGCTCTATCACCACCTCCTTACCATGAACCACCCTACGTGTTGAGCAATGGGAATATTGCAATGCCTAGTGGTTTGCTTAGGTTTAACACTACTGGTGCCACTGATTTTACTGCTGCTGCTTCAGCTTCTGCTGCTGTTGGTGGTGGAGGATGGAGTTTGGGAAATATCGACGGCGGAAACAGCCGGTGGCCGAGGCAGGAGACTCTTACTCTTCTTGAGATCAGATCTAGACTTGATTCCAAGTTCAAAGAGGCTAACCAGAAAGGACCCTTATGGGATGAAGTGTCTAG AATAATGGCGGAGGAATATGGATACCAGAGAAGTGGGAAGAAATGTAGAGAGAAGTTTGAAAACCTTTATAAATACTATAAGAAGACCAAGGAAGGTAAAGCTGGTAGGCAAGATGGGAAGAATTACAGGTTTTTCAAACAGCTGGAAGCCATTTATGGTGAAACAAGCAACCCAAGTTCAGTCCCAGAAACTAACAACATTAGTACTGTTCCAAGCAACCTGCCGGAGAAATATCATGAATCCATGCAAGAACAGAAGATGAGCGAGAGCCTCGGTTTCTCCGACCCCGAATTCGAGGCTTCCTCGTCGGAAAAAATGAACGACGACGAATGCGAGCTTTCGGGTATTGCTTCCATGGTGAATCAAAAGGGTGTTAAGAAGGGTTGGAAAAGCAAGGTGAAGGACTTCGTGGACTCACAGATGAAGAGGTTGATCGATTCACAGGATGTTTGGATGGAGAGGATGTTGAAGGTgattgaagagaaagaaaaagaaagggtttTGAGAGAAGAGGAATGGAGGAGACAAGAGGCTGCTCGGTTCGATAAAGAACATGAACTCTGGGTTAAGGAAAGAGCTTGGATTGAAGCTCGGGATGCTTCTTTAATGGCGGCTTTGAAGACGTTAAGACCCTTGACGGCTAAAACCCAGAACGAGATCAACGCCAACAGATGGACCGAGCATGAAATCTTGGAACGGAGGTTGCAGGAAAATGGGTATTCGACGAGGCAAAGCACGTGGGAAGACATAGAAGCGAAAATGGTGAATTTGGGGTATGGTTATGAACATGAAGCAAACAATGCAGAGTGTTACAAGAAACGGAAAGAGGATTACTTGAGCAGCTAG